A portion of the Streptomyces platensis genome contains these proteins:
- a CDS encoding peptidylprolyl isomerase, giving the protein MTALAAAALVVSGGGIASASDVPPRTTHGPCQYTQTPDEPAARRVPLPPDPRHTPNHGTVGMAVRTSQGPLPLRLDRAKAPCTVQSFVHLARHRFYDRTVCHRLTAYPTLKVLQCGDPTSTGEGGPGYKYKDELPVDLPPAPSDPTGARRLYGRGLLAMANAGPNTNGSQFFVVYGDSALRPNYTVFGTVGSAGLKSLDKIAAGGIEPTAQDPAPVDGTPVLRTELLSVRPTPADTRPRSG; this is encoded by the coding sequence ATGACCGCATTGGCTGCGGCGGCACTGGTCGTGTCCGGGGGCGGCATTGCCTCTGCTTCCGATGTCCCGCCGCGAACCACGCACGGCCCTTGCCAGTACACCCAGACCCCGGATGAGCCGGCGGCGCGGCGGGTTCCCCTGCCGCCCGATCCGCGGCACACCCCCAATCACGGCACGGTCGGTATGGCTGTCCGGACCAGCCAGGGCCCGCTCCCGCTGCGTCTGGACCGAGCGAAGGCGCCGTGCACGGTCCAGAGCTTCGTACACCTGGCGCGGCACCGGTTCTACGACCGTACGGTGTGCCATCGGCTGACGGCGTATCCGACGCTGAAGGTCCTGCAGTGTGGCGACCCGACCAGTACCGGCGAGGGTGGGCCGGGGTACAAGTACAAGGACGAGCTGCCGGTGGACCTGCCGCCGGCACCGAGCGATCCGACCGGCGCCCGTCGCCTTTACGGGCGCGGCTTGCTGGCGATGGCCAACGCCGGGCCGAACACGAACGGTTCGCAATTCTTCGTCGTCTACGGCGACTCCGCGCTGCGACCGAACTACACGGTGTTCGGCACGGTCGGTTCCGCCGGCCTGAAGTCTCTCGACAAGATCGCCGCTGGCGGTATCGAACCAACTGCGCAGGACCCGGCGCCTGTCGACGGCACGCCCGTGCTACGGACCGAGCTGCTCAGCGTCCGGCCCACACCCGCTGATACCAGGCCACGAAGTGGGTGA
- a CDS encoding glycine betaine ABC transporter substrate-binding protein, translating into MADSAEIVEPTSPASGAVGPGGSARSAGPDRPAAAGASIRPDNLTKRCPDSQAPAVEDVTRDEAAGETVTLVGPSDCGKSTTLKMINRLIEPASGQSTIGGEGVTGINPVGLRRTIVVRTAVAGALLLAAAGLSGCGLTSGSPMADSVQPGSIGKGRPLNGAQLTVTSKEFTEQIVLGQIMGLVFKAAGAEVLDRTNIQGSIGAREAVKSGAADGMYEYTGTAWITYLGHTKRVVDPYEQWEAVREEDRRNGVTWLHAAPLNNTYALVSNQANAQKYRLRTLSDVARLTKKDPGAATICGGSEFSVREDGLPGVAKTYGFALRRGNFKKMDDGVVYTQVAEGSACALGVAATTDGRIPELKLKVLEDDRHFFPNYNAAPEMNSATMRKYPAIADLLAPITKRLTGAEAQRLNARVDVDGEDPHEVAKDWLVREGFIREG; encoded by the coding sequence GTGGCTGACTCTGCCGAAATCGTCGAACCGACCTCCCCGGCGTCCGGCGCCGTGGGCCCCGGAGGATCCGCCCGATCCGCCGGGCCCGACCGGCCGGCCGCCGCCGGCGCGAGCATCCGGCCGGACAACCTCACCAAGCGCTGTCCGGACAGCCAAGCCCCGGCCGTGGAGGACGTGACCCGGGACGAAGCGGCCGGCGAAACCGTGACCCTTGTGGGGCCCTCGGACTGCGGCAAGAGCACCACGCTCAAGATGATCAACCGGCTGATCGAGCCGGCCTCGGGGCAGAGCACCATCGGCGGCGAGGGCGTCACCGGCATCAACCCCGTGGGGCTCCGCCGCACCATCGTGGTACGGACCGCCGTCGCAGGCGCCCTGCTGCTCGCCGCCGCAGGGCTGAGCGGCTGCGGACTGACCAGCGGCAGCCCAATGGCCGACTCGGTGCAGCCCGGCTCCATCGGGAAGGGGCGACCGCTGAATGGCGCCCAACTGACCGTGACCTCAAAGGAGTTCACCGAACAGATCGTCCTGGGCCAGATCATGGGGCTGGTCTTCAAAGCGGCCGGCGCGGAAGTCCTGGACCGGACGAACATCCAGGGCTCGATCGGTGCCCGCGAGGCGGTCAAGTCCGGTGCGGCGGACGGGATGTACGAGTACACCGGCACGGCCTGGATCACCTACCTCGGTCACACCAAGCGGGTCGTCGACCCGTACGAGCAGTGGGAGGCCGTACGCGAGGAGGACCGCCGCAACGGCGTCACCTGGCTGCATGCCGCCCCGCTCAACAACACCTACGCGCTGGTCTCGAACCAGGCGAATGCGCAGAAGTACCGGCTGCGCACACTCTCCGACGTGGCACGTCTGACGAAGAAGGACCCGGGCGCGGCCACGATCTGCGGCGGAAGCGAGTTCTCGGTGCGTGAGGACGGCCTGCCGGGCGTGGCGAAGACGTACGGATTCGCCCTCCGGCGCGGGAACTTCAAAAAGATGGACGACGGCGTCGTCTACACCCAGGTCGCCGAGGGCTCGGCCTGCGCCCTCGGCGTGGCGGCCACCACCGACGGCCGCATTCCCGAACTCAAGCTGAAGGTGCTGGAGGACGACCGGCACTTCTTCCCCAACTACAACGCGGCACCCGAGATGAACAGCGCCACCATGAGGAAGTACCCCGCCATCGCCGACCTCCTCGCCCCGATCACCAAGCGACTGACGGGGGCGGAGGCCCAGCGGCTGAACGCGCGGGTGGACGTGGACGGGGAGGACCCGCACGAGGTAGCGAAGGACTGGCTGGTGCGGGAGGGCTTCATCCGGGAGGGCTGA
- a CDS encoding transposase codes for MWARLLTLLQARADAAGLIFWEANVDSTICRAHQHAAGARRRGAVQKEPPGQVSAEPEDHGLGRSRGGFTTKIHLACEQGQQPLSLLITAGQRGDSPQFELVLNAIGVPRLCRPTVL; via the coding sequence GTGTGGGCCCGGCTGCTGACGCTGTTGCAGGCGAGGGCTGATGCGGCCGGGCTGATCTTCTGGGAGGCCAATGTCGACTCCACCATCTGCCGGGCACACCAGCATGCTGCCGGTGCCCGCCGGCGCGGTGCTGTGCAGAAGGAACCGCCAGGCCAAGTGAGCGCCGAACCTGAAGACCATGGACTGGGCAGGTCGCGAGGCGGGTTCACCACGAAGATTCATCTGGCGTGTGAGCAGGGACAGCAGCCGTTGTCGCTGCTGATCACCGCCGGGCAGCGCGGTGACAGTCCGCAGTTCGAGCTGGTCCTGAACGCGATCGGGGTGCCCCGGCTGTGTCGGCCGACTGTCCTTTGA
- a CDS encoding transposase: protein MCALHDDDQDVGRGDLSDEQWSVLESLLPAVGIRRRWPGCRRLVDGGRWRVRTGVPWRDPPFEYGTVADGVRTVPEMAASGCVGPAADAVAGEG from the coding sequence GTGTGCGCCCTGCACGATGATGATCAAGATGTGGGGCGAGGGGATCTTTCTGATGAGCAGTGGTCGGTGCTGGAGTCGTTGCTGCCCGCGGTGGGCATACGTCGCAGGTGGCCTGGCTGTCGGCGGCTGGTAGACGGTGGGCGGTGGCGGGTTCGGACCGGAGTTCCGTGGCGGGACCCGCCGTTCGAGTACGGGACCGTGGCAGACGGTGTACGGACTGTTCCGGAGATGGCAGCGTCGGGGTGTGTGGGCCCGGCTGCTGACGCTGTTGCAGGCGAGGGCTGA